A window of Campylobacter pinnipediorum subsp. pinnipediorum contains these coding sequences:
- the ubiE gene encoding bifunctional demethylmenaquinone methyltransferase/2-methoxy-6-polyprenyl-1,4-benzoquinol methylase UbiE, with protein sequence MQKQEQIVKMFDNIAPTYDVANRVLSMGIDISWRKYACKQTLLKMEQDDLNIVDVACGTGDMMGMWKNIADDMDKDIHNLIGVDPSSGMLKQGQEKFPNFIFKQAFADNTGLDSDFADILSISYGIRNVVARKEALAEFNRVLKMGGYVVVLEFTKRKKAGPITRIRDFYLSSILPKIGAFISKDKEAYEYLPSSIDSFLDSESFCKELVKSGFEIIECKGFSMDISTLFIAKKVKSC encoded by the coding sequence ATGCAAAAACAAGAACAAATAGTAAAAATGTTTGACAATATAGCTCCTACTTATGATGTTGCAAATAGAGTTTTGAGTATGGGTATTGATATTAGTTGGAGAAAATATGCTTGTAAACAAACACTACTTAAAATGGAACAAGATGATCTAAATATCGTAGATGTTGCTTGTGGAACTGGTGATATGATGGGTATGTGGAAGAATATAGCTGATGATATGGATAAAGATATACATAATCTAATCGGTGTTGATCCATCTTCTGGTATGCTAAAACAGGGGCAAGAAAAATTTCCAAATTTTATATTTAAACAAGCATTTGCTGATAATACCGGTCTTGATAGTGATTTTGCTGATATTTTAAGCATTAGTTATGGGATTAGAAATGTCGTTGCAAGAAAAGAGGCTTTGGCTGAGTTTAATAGGGTTCTTAAAATGGGTGGGTATGTTGTCGTGCTTGAGTTTACAAAAAGAAAAAAAGCTGGCCCTATAACAAGAATTCGTGATTTTTACCTTAGTTCTATATTGCCTAAAATAGGTGCATTTATATCAAAAGATAAAGAAGCATACGAGTATCTGCCAAGCTCCATAGATAGCTTCTTAGACTCAGAATCATTTTGTAAAGAGCTTGTAAAATCTGGCTTTGAAATAATTGAATGCAAAGGCTTTAGTATGGATATATCTACACTGTTTATAGCAAAAAAAGTTAAATCATGCTAA
- the xseA gene encoding exodeoxyribonuclease VII large subunit, whose translation MLSVTELNEKAKTLLDTTFGYVEIAGEISRLTKHGSGHWYFTLKDDSSSVAAVMYKMNNLKLGFNVTDGMKVIVYAKVSLYVPNGSYQVIVNSLRPDGIGELELAFNQLKQKLASEGLFDITYKKPIPSLPKKIALVTSATSAALQDMLRVLTQKWKLSEIFIFDSLTQGENAPQSLIKSLKKADNYGVDVIVLARGGGSKEDLWCFNDEGLAREIFKTKTPVISAIGHEIDYVISDFVADKRALTPSAAMFDLLPDEDAYFQYIDTISNDIFKAMELKFKNLQSKLELLNIKLSTDTILAKIDTKISKINNLKMSLENIILNKISLLTSDIRALKIGFDTREDFFKKTENLVEIRSLSKNINLQDLNIDDEIQIISQNISRQAKITK comes from the coding sequence ATGCTAAGTGTAACAGAGTTAAATGAAAAGGCTAAAACTCTACTTGATACAACATTTGGCTATGTTGAGATAGCTGGTGAAATTTCACGCTTAACCAAACACGGTTCAGGACATTGGTATTTTACATTAAAAGATGATAGTTCGAGTGTCGCTGCTGTAATGTATAAAATGAATAATTTAAAACTAGGCTTTAATGTTACAGATGGTATGAAGGTTATAGTTTATGCCAAAGTGTCTTTGTATGTGCCAAATGGCTCTTATCAGGTTATCGTAAACTCTTTAAGACCAGATGGGATAGGAGAGCTTGAACTAGCATTTAATCAGCTAAAACAAAAACTTGCTTCGGAGGGTTTGTTTGATATAACATACAAAAAACCAATACCAAGCTTACCTAAAAAAATAGCTCTTGTTACATCAGCAACATCTGCCGCTTTGCAAGATATGCTAAGGGTATTAACTCAAAAATGGAAACTTAGTGAAATTTTTATTTTTGACTCTTTGACGCAAGGTGAAAATGCACCACAATCTTTAATAAAATCTTTAAAAAAAGCCGATAATTATGGCGTTGATGTTATAGTTTTGGCTCGTGGTGGTGGTAGTAAAGAGGATCTTTGGTGTTTTAATGATGAAGGCTTGGCTCGTGAAATTTTTAAAACCAAAACACCTGTGATAAGTGCTATAGGACACGAGATAGATTATGTGATTAGTGATTTTGTTGCTGACAAAAGAGCTTTGACACCAAGTGCTGCTATGTTTGATCTTTTACCTGATGAAGATGCTTATTTTCAGTATATAGATACTATTTCAAATGATATTTTTAAAGCCATGGAGTTGAAATTTAAAAATCTTCAAAGCAAGTTAGAGCTACTAAATATAAAACTTTCAACAGATACAATTTTAGCAAAGATAGATACAAAAATTTCAAAGATAAATAACCTAAAAATGAGTCTTGAAAATATTATTTTAAATAAAATTTCACTTCTTACATCTGATATAAGAGCTTTAAAAATTGGCTTTGATACAAGGGAAGATTTTTTTAAAAAGACTGAAAATTTAGTAGAGATAAGAAGTCTTAGTAAAAATATAAATTTACAAGATCTAAACATAGATGATGAGATACAAATAATATCACAAAACATATCACGACAAGCAAAAATAACAAAATAA